Proteins encoded by one window of Deferribacterota bacterium:
- a CDS encoding CaiB/BaiF CoA-transferase family protein has protein sequence MEALEGIKILDLGRLLPFEYTTVILGDLGADILKIEEPGRGDYMRDMPPKNKKENIIFLMLNRNKKSMTLDLKKEKGKEIFLDLVKKYDVVFEGFRPKVMEKLGLGYERLKEVNPKLIYCAATGYGQYGSYSKKPGHDINYISIAGILGKTGLDKPVIPGIPIADMTIGVYSALSILAAIIARGKSGEGQYIDISMTDCMLSYNIVNIASYLVESKNMPILDLRGGLPNYNVYETKDGKYISMGNLEYKFWKNFCETVGRKDLIEEYASNIIEEKKENLREEIQKIFKEKNRDEWIELFEGVDTCITPVYSIQETLEDRLFKEREMIMEVDHPIEGKVKQIALPIKFSKTKQKIKSYSPMLGEHTELILKSLGYNEKEISYLKENKIV, from the coding sequence GCAGACATATTAAAGATTGAAGAGCCAGGGCGTGGCGATTATATGAGAGATATGCCTCCTAAAAACAAAAAAGAAAATATTATATTTCTAATGTTAAATAGAAATAAAAAGAGTATGACATTAGATTTAAAAAAAGAAAAAGGCAAAGAGATATTTTTAGATTTAGTAAAGAAATATGATGTTGTTTTTGAAGGTTTTAGACCTAAGGTTATGGAAAAACTTGGCCTAGGTTATGAACGATTAAAAGAAGTTAACCCTAAACTTATTTACTGTGCAGCTACTGGATATGGACAATATGGTTCATATAGTAAAAAACCAGGGCATGATATTAATTATATTAGTATTGCTGGTATCTTAGGTAAAACAGGCTTAGATAAACCTGTTATCCCAGGAATACCCATTGCTGATATGACTATAGGGGTTTACTCAGCACTCTCTATCTTGGCTGCTATAATAGCAAGAGGTAAAAGTGGCGAAGGTCAATATATTGATATTTCAATGACAGATTGTATGCTCTCATATAATATTGTTAACATTGCAAGTTATTTAGTAGAAAGTAAAAATATGCCTATATTAGATTTAAGAGGTGGGTTGCCCAACTATAACGTATATGAGACAAAGGATGGAAAGTATATCTCAATGGGAAATCTTGAATATAAATTCTGGAAAAACTTTTGTGAAACAGTTGGTAGAAAAGATCTAATTGAAGAGTACGCATCTAATATTATTGAGGAGAAGAAAGAAAATCTAAGAGAAGAGATTCAAAAAATTTTTAAAGAGAAAAATAGGGATGAATGGATTGAGCTCTTTGAAGGTGTAGATACATGTATAACACCAGTTTATTCTATTCAAGAAACACTAGAAGATAGATTGTTTAAGGAAAGGGAAATGATAATGGAAGTTGATCATCCTATAGAAGGCAAAGTAAAACAGATAGCATTGCCAATAAAATTTTCAAAAACTAAACAAAAGATTAAATCTTATTCTCCAATGTTAGGTGAACATACAGAATTGATCTTAAAATCATTAGGATATAATGAGAAAGAGATAAGTTATCTTAAAGAAAATAAAATAGTCTAA